One segment of Capnocytophaga sp. oral taxon 878 DNA contains the following:
- the creD gene encoding cell envelope integrity protein CreD, which translates to MYPEKTSTSTPTSGGFMQSNTFRLVLIGVLTLVLLIPLLFVQNLVGERKERQREVINEIDSKWGGAVFVYAPILKIPYKVYKDKGKNTYEEQYAYFFPEELKSTSDVKTEVKKRNNYESVVFNASMNFSGNFSTPDFSTKGIPNEDISWDKATILIRTTNLASIKNVVSIHLGNKDYSFEPIYNQQENESNYYSNTNDEVSSNLISSLETSFINYQEFLANPTFSFTLQYDGSKKLAIVPIGKTTESTLTSNWANPSFTGNFLPYDKQISANGFTASWKVLHINRPFSQQSFGSLPNIAQYTYEVDFIIPVDEYQQNERVAKYGYLVIFLTFLIFFLIQSISKIKIHIFQYSMIGLALILFYTLLISITEHSSFSFAYFISSVMTVGLISLYSVSILKNKKFPTFIGLSLAALYGFIYVIIQLENYALLVGSIGLFVILAIIMYVSRKVDWESK; encoded by the coding sequence ATGTATCCAGAAAAAACATCCACATCAACACCTACATCAGGTGGCTTTATGCAATCAAACACTTTCCGTTTAGTGCTTATTGGAGTTCTTACTTTAGTATTGCTCATTCCTCTCCTCTTTGTACAAAACTTAGTAGGCGAACGCAAAGAACGCCAGCGCGAAGTTATCAATGAAATTGATAGCAAATGGGGAGGCGCCGTATTTGTATATGCCCCTATACTCAAAATTCCTTATAAGGTATATAAAGATAAAGGAAAAAATACTTATGAAGAACAATATGCTTACTTCTTCCCCGAAGAACTCAAAAGCACTTCCGATGTAAAAACTGAAGTAAAAAAGCGCAATAATTACGAGTCGGTAGTGTTTAATGCCTCTATGAACTTTAGCGGTAACTTCTCTACCCCCGACTTCTCTACCAAAGGTATTCCCAATGAGGATATCAGTTGGGACAAAGCTACTATTTTAATTCGCACTACCAATCTTGCCAGCATCAAGAATGTAGTAAGCATTCACTTAGGTAATAAGGATTACTCTTTTGAGCCTATTTACAACCAGCAAGAAAATGAAAGTAATTATTACAGTAACACCAATGATGAAGTATCATCTAACCTTATATCATCATTGGAGACAAGTTTTATTAACTATCAAGAGTTTCTTGCCAATCCTACCTTTAGCTTTACTTTGCAGTACGACGGTAGCAAGAAACTTGCTATAGTACCTATTGGCAAAACTACCGAAAGTACCCTTACTTCCAATTGGGCTAACCCTAGCTTTACAGGTAATTTCTTACCTTATGACAAGCAAATAAGTGCTAATGGTTTTACAGCTTCTTGGAAGGTGTTACATATCAATCGTCCGTTCTCACAACAGTCATTTGGTAGTTTGCCTAACATTGCCCAATACACCTATGAGGTTGATTTTATCATTCCAGTAGATGAGTATCAGCAAAATGAAAGGGTTGCTAAGTATGGCTATTTGGTTATCTTTCTCACTTTCTTGATATTTTTCTTGATACAAAGTATCAGTAAGATAAAGATACATATCTTTCAATATTCAATGATAGGCTTAGCCCTTATATTGTTCTACACCTTACTTATTTCTATTACCGAGCACAGTAGCTTTTCATTTGCTTACTTTATATCATCGGTAATGACGGTAGGGCTTATCAGTTTGTATTCGGTTTCTATACTTAAAAACAAGAAGTTTCCTACTTTTATAGGACTTTCATTAGCGGCACTTTACGGCTTTATCTATGTAATTATTCAGCTTGAAAACTATGCTTTATTAGTAGGTAGTATAGGCTTATTTGTTATCTTAGCTATTATAATGTATGTATCACGCAAAGTGGACTGGGAGAGCAAATAA
- a CDS encoding transcriptional regulator yields MKTFLAHINKAFDHRIRLAIMSVLMVNDSADFNTLKELLGVTDGNLASHTRALEAEEYITIEKTFIGRKTNTCYKATPKGKEAFQEHLNALEKIIQLGN; encoded by the coding sequence TTGAAGACTTTTTTAGCACATATCAACAAGGCTTTTGACCACCGCATTCGCTTAGCGATTATGTCGGTGTTGATGGTCAATGACAGTGCCGACTTTAATACCCTGAAAGAACTCTTAGGGGTAACCGACGGCAATCTGGCAAGCCATACTCGTGCCTTGGAAGCTGAAGAGTATATCACTATTGAAAAAACGTTTATAGGGCGTAAAACCAACACTTGTTATAAGGCCACCCCAAAAGGCAAAGAGGCTTTTCAAGAACATTTAAATGCACTTGAAAAGATTATTCAATTAGGCAATTAG
- a CDS encoding BrxA/BrxB family bacilliredoxin, whose amino-acid sequence MYPPELVKPMIEELTNVGFKELKTVEAVKQAIESEGTTLVVVNSVCGCAARNARPAVLYSLQNEKKPDHLTTVFAGVDREATEEARQYMLPFPPSSPSIALFKDGELVHMLERHHIEGRMAEVIAENLQQAYNEFC is encoded by the coding sequence ATGTATCCACCCGAATTGGTAAAACCAATGATAGAAGAACTAACAAACGTTGGTTTCAAAGAGTTAAAGACAGTCGAAGCTGTTAAACAAGCTATTGAAAGTGAAGGAACTACCCTAGTAGTAGTAAACTCCGTATGTGGTTGCGCCGCACGTAATGCCCGCCCTGCAGTACTTTACAGCTTGCAAAACGAAAAAAAACCCGATCACCTCACTACAGTATTCGCTGGGGTCGATCGTGAGGCTACCGAAGAGGCTCGCCAGTATATGTTGCCCTTCCCCCCTTCTTCACCCAGCATAGCCTTATTTAAAGACGGTGAACTCGTTCACATGTTAGAACGCCACCACATCGAAGGACGTATGGCTGAAGTAATTGCCGAAAACCTACAACAAGCCTACAACGAGTTTTGTTAA
- a CDS encoding acetyl-CoA hydrolase/transferase family protein has product MAKVTTAEEALKVVKSGDFVYIHGGAAVPEILVDALVARAPELRNVRIGHIHIEGEAPYADPKYKDSFYVDSFFISRNVRHVIKEGNGSYTPIFLSDMPLLFDRKHVKVDVVLIQVSPPDKFGFCSMGVSVEACKSAIRNAKYVIAKVNKQMPRSYGDALVHIDEIDYLVEHDAPIFSLQLTEPDLLEKQIARHIVPLIEDGSTLQLGIGNIPNATLGEMGHLKNLGIHTELLTEGVLDLVKKGVINGYEKKIDKGKIIASFAMGSQKLYDFIDHNPSVEMAEASYTNEVAVIRQNPKMISINSAIEVDITGQVCADSIGSTIYSGFGGQIDFVRGAMLSEGGKSIIAFPSVTNKGESKIVPFLKQGAGVVTTRAHVQYIVTEYGVAELFGKSIKERAKALIAIAHPDHREALEKAVYAIVR; this is encoded by the coding sequence ATGGCAAAAGTAACGACAGCCGAAGAAGCACTTAAAGTAGTTAAAAGTGGTGATTTTGTTTATATTCACGGGGGGGCTGCTGTACCCGAAATATTGGTAGATGCACTTGTAGCACGTGCGCCAGAATTGCGCAACGTTAGGATAGGGCATATTCATATTGAGGGAGAGGCACCTTATGCTGACCCTAAGTATAAAGATAGTTTTTATGTAGATTCTTTTTTCATATCAAGAAATGTAAGACATGTTATTAAAGAGGGTAATGGCTCATATACTCCTATTTTCTTGAGTGATATGCCTCTTTTATTTGACCGCAAACATGTGAAGGTGGATGTGGTGCTGATACAAGTATCACCTCCTGATAAATTTGGGTTCTGCTCAATGGGTGTGAGTGTGGAGGCTTGCAAATCGGCCATACGTAATGCTAAGTACGTGATAGCAAAGGTAAATAAACAGATGCCACGCTCTTATGGAGATGCCTTAGTGCATATAGATGAGATAGATTACTTGGTAGAGCACGATGCGCCTATTTTTTCGTTACAACTCACTGAACCTGATTTGTTAGAAAAACAAATAGCAAGACATATTGTGCCCCTTATTGAGGACGGTAGTACGTTGCAATTGGGTATTGGGAATATACCTAATGCTACTTTGGGCGAAATGGGACACTTGAAAAACTTGGGTATTCATACTGAACTCCTGACAGAAGGAGTGCTTGATTTGGTGAAGAAAGGAGTTATTAATGGCTATGAGAAAAAGATAGATAAGGGTAAGATAATAGCTTCATTTGCTATGGGGTCGCAAAAACTATATGATTTTATTGACCATAACCCATCGGTAGAAATGGCAGAAGCCTCATATACAAATGAGGTGGCAGTGATACGGCAGAATCCTAAGATGATATCTATCAACTCGGCTATAGAAGTGGATATTACAGGGCAGGTATGTGCGGACTCTATTGGTAGTACAATTTATTCGGGATTTGGCGGACAGATAGATTTTGTGCGAGGGGCTATGCTTAGTGAGGGAGGAAAATCAATCATTGCCTTCCCGTCGGTAACTAATAAGGGGGAGAGCAAGATAGTACCTTTCCTAAAACAAGGAGCAGGAGTAGTAACCACACGTGCTCACGTGCAGTATATAGTAACCGAATACGGAGTAGCTGAGCTTTTTGGAAAAAGCATAAAAGAGCGAGCTAAAGCCCTTATTGCTATTGCACATCCAGACCATAGAGAGGCATTGGAAAAGGCTGTATATGCTATAGTTAGGTAA
- the recO gene encoding DNA repair protein RecO, with translation MYEKTLAIVLGDLKYSDNSLIVRCFTEKYGTCSYLLKGILSQKRTSITRALFQPLTQLELVVTHKSGALGYIKDAKISFAYNSLHTDIYKSTVCMFLAEVCSNICEPETADEGLFAFMSKQLQYFDTTAFNAHFHLKFLIDMTRVLGFYPDTTRLDLPYFSLEEGVFTAQETTEHTFGGRAVELFSSLLKTETDTLGEIKSNREDRNTLLHHLLKYYEWHFPNFKKIKSVEVLQAVF, from the coding sequence ATGTATGAGAAAACGCTTGCCATAGTACTTGGAGACCTTAAGTATAGTGATAATAGCTTAATAGTAAGGTGTTTTACAGAAAAGTATGGTACGTGTAGCTACTTGCTAAAAGGAATATTATCACAGAAAAGGACTAGCATAACAAGAGCTTTGTTTCAGCCCCTTACGCAGTTGGAATTGGTAGTAACACACAAAAGTGGAGCGTTGGGGTACATTAAGGATGCTAAGATTAGTTTTGCCTATAACAGCTTACATACAGATATTTACAAAAGTACAGTATGTATGTTTTTGGCAGAGGTATGTAGTAATATTTGTGAGCCAGAAACAGCTGATGAGGGATTATTTGCTTTTATGAGTAAACAATTACAGTACTTTGATACAACAGCTTTTAATGCCCACTTTCACTTGAAATTCTTAATAGATATGACACGTGTATTGGGATTTTATCCTGATACTACTCGGCTTGATTTGCCGTACTTCAGTTTAGAAGAAGGAGTGTTTACAGCCCAAGAGACTACAGAGCATACTTTTGGAGGTAGAGCAGTAGAACTTTTTAGCAGTTTGTTAAAAACTGAAACCGATACTTTGGGAGAAATTAAAAGCAATAGAGAGGATCGTAATACACTGTTACACCACTTATTAAAGTACTATGAGTGGCATTTTCCTAACTTTAAGAAGATAAAGTCGGTAGAGGTGTTACAGGCAGTATTCTGA
- the fbaA gene encoding class II fructose-bisphosphate aldolase has translation MAHNIKKGVILGKEVQELFKYAKEKGFALPAANVISSNSINAALETAVAVNAPMIIQFSNGGAQFMAGKGLSNENQRASVLGAVAGAKHVHQLAEAYGASIILHTDHCAKKLLPWLDGMLEASEKHFKETGKPLFSSHMIDLSEEPIKENIEVCKRYLERMSKMDMTLEIELGMTGGEEDGVDNSHVDSSKLFTQPEDVAFAYEELSKVSSQFTIAAAFGNVHGVYKPGNVKLTPKILRDSQDYVSKKFNLPHNALDLVFHGGSGSTLEEIREAISYGVVKMNIDTDLQYAFTEGIRDYMKAKAAYLQGQIGNPEGPEAPNKKYYDPRVWLREGEKTFVARLKKAFEDLNNVNTL, from the coding sequence ATGGCACATAACATTAAGAAAGGCGTAATTCTTGGAAAAGAAGTACAAGAACTATTTAAATACGCCAAAGAAAAAGGCTTTGCACTTCCAGCAGCCAACGTTATTAGTTCTAACTCAATTAATGCAGCTTTGGAAACAGCTGTAGCTGTGAATGCCCCTATGATTATTCAGTTTTCTAATGGTGGAGCACAGTTTATGGCAGGTAAAGGTTTGAGCAATGAGAACCAACGTGCATCAGTACTTGGTGCAGTAGCAGGAGCTAAACATGTACACCAATTAGCTGAGGCTTATGGAGCTTCAATCATTTTGCATACAGACCACTGTGCTAAGAAATTGCTTCCTTGGTTAGACGGTATGCTTGAAGCATCAGAAAAGCACTTTAAAGAGACAGGAAAACCGTTGTTCAGTTCACATATGATTGACCTATCAGAGGAGCCTATCAAAGAAAATATAGAAGTTTGCAAACGTTACCTTGAACGTATGAGCAAAATGGATATGACTTTGGAAATAGAGCTTGGTATGACTGGTGGTGAAGAAGATGGAGTAGACAACTCACATGTGGATAGCAGCAAGCTATTTACACAGCCAGAAGATGTAGCTTTTGCTTACGAAGAGCTTAGCAAAGTAAGTTCACAATTTACCATTGCAGCTGCTTTTGGTAACGTTCATGGTGTGTACAAACCAGGAAACGTAAAATTGACTCCAAAAATTTTAAGAGATTCACAAGATTACGTTTCAAAGAAATTCAACTTGCCTCATAACGCACTTGATCTTGTATTCCACGGAGGTTCAGGTTCAACCCTTGAAGAAATTCGTGAAGCAATTTCTTACGGTGTGGTAAAAATGAATATTGATACCGACTTGCAATATGCATTTACTGAAGGTATTCGTGACTATATGAAGGCTAAAGCTGCTTACCTACAAGGACAAATAGGTAACCCAGAAGGTCCTGAAGCACCTAACAAGAAATACTACGATCCACGTGTATGGCTTCGTGAAGGAGAAAAAACCTTTGTAGCACGCTTGAAAAAAGCGTTTGAAGACCTTAATAACGTAAATACTTTGTAG
- a CDS encoding Bax inhibitor-1 family protein — MGYNSNYDNYNTNYQSPQIVNYATNEAQATFYRKTYTHVALALLAFIVTETILLNVIPPAFIIKMVNGKWVWLLILGGFWLGSILANKWTQAQDRTTQYLGLGVYVLLEAIIFMPLIFMAIYFTKSLEILSQAGIITLALFGGLTAVVFLTRVDFSFLRSVLVIGGFIALGLIVAGAIFGFDLGLWFLVAMVALAAGGILYETYNIKNVYSTDQYVGAALQLFSSIMLLFWYVLRILMSRRE, encoded by the coding sequence ATGGGATATAATTCTAATTATGACAATTACAACACCAACTATCAATCGCCGCAAATAGTAAATTATGCTACTAATGAGGCACAAGCAACTTTTTATCGCAAGACTTACACTCACGTAGCTTTAGCGTTGCTGGCTTTTATAGTGACTGAAACCATTTTGCTAAATGTAATCCCGCCAGCTTTTATTATAAAGATGGTAAATGGCAAATGGGTATGGTTACTTATTTTAGGAGGATTTTGGTTGGGATCTATTCTTGCCAACAAATGGACACAAGCACAAGATAGAACTACACAATACCTTGGGTTAGGAGTTTATGTTCTATTGGAGGCAATTATATTTATGCCGCTTATATTTATGGCAATTTACTTTACTAAGAGTTTAGAAATTCTTTCACAAGCAGGTATCATTACATTGGCTCTGTTTGGAGGACTTACTGCGGTGGTATTTCTTACCCGTGTAGATTTCTCATTCTTACGTAGTGTATTGGTAATAGGTGGTTTTATAGCCTTAGGGCTTATAGTGGCAGGAGCTATCTTTGGCTTTGACTTAGGACTTTGGTTTTTGGTAGCAATGGTAGCTTTGGCAGCAGGTGGTATACTATATGAGACTTATAATATTAAAAATGTATATAGTACAGACCAATATGTAGGAGCTGCATTGCAGTTATTCTCATCAATAATGTTGCTGTTTTGGTATGTATTGAGAATATTGATGTCAAGAAGAGAGTAA
- a CDS encoding AAA family ATPase, translated as MNIKDSKFYRPTNILVTEDDEESIKIADKHLLVSYGRPYTSILGELMPSISLRNEVLLIQKDKLKQLDKCTDFYVVDYSSKLNELYEAEECYYHHELELFFIVGRNLSNKYDGQIFEEGLYKVKSVYYDSTNPKAKENLSKFFSDYLEKYVSKESKVSILLNSADGLDLHTHTIKPYSIDFQTMYNDDFIEVHHRVKNALTNESKGVVLFHGIAGSGKTNYIKWLTSQIPNKKFIFVPTSVIGSLTDPSFMGLLIENNNSVLVLEDCENYIAERTAQNNNTDVVSSILNIADGFLSDVIECQLICTFNSDISKIDPALLRKGRLIAEYKFKELSVDKCNSYLRSTDRDFTVDKPYSLAELTNIDVKELKEQQKEIKIGFK; from the coding sequence ATGAATATAAAAGATTCAAAATTTTATCGTCCTACTAATATTTTAGTAACAGAGGATGATGAAGAAAGTATAAAAATAGCTGATAAGCATTTATTGGTAAGTTATGGGAGACCATATACTAGTATACTTGGTGAACTAATGCCATCTATTAGTTTGAGAAATGAGGTATTACTAATACAAAAAGATAAATTAAAACAACTTGATAAATGTACAGATTTTTATGTGGTAGATTACTCATCTAAACTTAATGAGCTTTATGAAGCAGAGGAATGTTATTACCATCATGAATTGGAGTTGTTTTTTATTGTAGGCAGAAATCTATCAAATAAATATGATGGACAAATTTTTGAAGAGGGTTTATACAAGGTGAAAAGTGTATACTATGATAGTACAAACCCTAAGGCTAAAGAAAATTTGAGCAAGTTCTTCTCGGATTATTTGGAAAAATATGTTTCAAAAGAATCTAAAGTATCAATATTGCTAAATTCTGCAGATGGTTTAGATCTTCATACGCATACTATTAAACCTTATAGTATTGACTTCCAAACAATGTATAATGATGATTTTATTGAGGTACATCACCGTGTGAAGAATGCTCTTACTAATGAGAGCAAGGGGGTAGTACTTTTTCATGGTATAGCAGGTTCTGGTAAAACAAATTACATAAAATGGCTTACAAGCCAAATCCCGAATAAGAAGTTTATTTTTGTGCCAACATCAGTTATAGGTTCACTTACAGATCCTTCTTTTATGGGGTTACTTATTGAGAATAACAATTCAGTATTGGTATTGGAAGATTGTGAAAACTATATAGCCGAGCGAACTGCCCAAAATAACAATACAGATGTTGTATCATCTATTTTAAATATAGCTGATGGATTTTTGTCGGATGTAATTGAATGTCAGTTAATATGTACATTTAATTCTGATATATCAAAAATAGATCCAGCATTATTACGTAAAGGGCGACTCATAGCTGAATATAAGTTTAAAGAACTATCAGTAGATAAATGTAATAGTTATTTGCGATCTACAGACCGAGATTTTACAGTAGATAAGCCTTACTCATTAGCAGAACTAACTAATATTGATGTGAAAGAGCTTAAAGAACAACAAAAAGAAATTAAAATAGGCTTTAAATGA
- a CDS encoding CapA family protein yields the protein MIRVILFFFLFSVTFAQEAGNKLSLLFIGDIMGHGPQVEGAYDAKTRQYDYMPVFAKIKHKFAKADFTIANLEVTLGGKPYKGYPQFSSPDALATACRDSGIDVLVTSNNHTCDRGKKGIIRTLDVLDSLGIAHTGTFRNKEEFDKHNLLVLSKNGISVGILNYTYGTNGLPVPEPTIVNRINLELMKHDIEKAKKEKLDKLIVVIHWGIEYQQKQNKQQEEVAKFLFDNGVDIIIGGHPHVVQPMEYRPQTGLYKEQLVVYSLGNFVSNQRKSPSDGGVMVELTLFKDSYGTYIADKGYYLVWVNRISKPNKKYLFEILPCKEYETDNYKDLSEGAKDSMNIFIHNSRNLFEKHNIFIKEKE from the coding sequence ATGATACGTGTAATACTCTTTTTCTTTCTTTTTTCAGTAACTTTTGCTCAAGAGGCAGGTAATAAGTTATCGTTATTATTTATAGGAGATATAATGGGACATGGTCCTCAGGTAGAGGGAGCTTATGATGCTAAGACTCGACAGTACGATTATATGCCTGTATTTGCTAAAATAAAGCATAAATTTGCAAAAGCTGATTTTACTATAGCTAATTTAGAGGTTACTTTGGGAGGGAAACCCTATAAAGGCTATCCACAATTTTCATCTCCAGATGCTTTAGCAACTGCCTGTCGGGATAGTGGTATTGATGTATTAGTTACATCTAACAATCATACTTGTGATAGAGGTAAAAAAGGAATTATTCGTACCTTAGATGTATTGGACTCATTAGGAATAGCCCATACAGGTACTTTTAGGAATAAAGAAGAGTTTGATAAACATAACTTATTGGTACTTAGTAAAAATGGTATTTCAGTAGGTATTTTAAATTATACTTATGGTACTAATGGCTTACCTGTACCAGAACCTACAATTGTGAATCGCATTAACTTAGAGTTAATGAAGCACGATATTGAAAAAGCTAAAAAAGAGAAACTTGATAAACTGATAGTAGTAATTCACTGGGGGATAGAATATCAGCAGAAGCAGAATAAGCAGCAGGAAGAAGTTGCTAAGTTTTTGTTTGATAATGGGGTAGATATTATTATTGGTGGTCACCCCCATGTGGTGCAACCTATGGAATATAGACCACAAACAGGATTGTATAAAGAACAATTAGTGGTTTACTCACTTGGTAATTTTGTGTCTAATCAGCGTAAAAGCCCTTCGGATGGAGGTGTAATGGTAGAACTTACTCTTTTTAAAGATAGCTATGGTACCTATATAGCTGATAAAGGATATTATTTGGTATGGGTAAACCGTATATCTAAGCCTAATAAGAAGTATCTTTTTGAAATCTTGCCCTGTAAAGAATATGAAACAGATAACTATAAAGACCTTAGCGAAGGAGCAAAAGATAGTATGAATATCTTTATTCATAACTCACGTAATCTATTTGAAAAACATAATATTTTTATAAAAGAAAAAGAATAA
- a CDS encoding alpha-L-fucosidase translates to MKKLLFLASALCLMACKSTQAPKPVGATPHPRQLPWHEMEYYAFIHFNMNTFTGMEWGTGGEDPKLFNPTQLDANQWVKVIKDAGMKGVIITAKHHDGFCLWPSKYTEHSVKNSPWKNGKGDVVKELSDACKKVGLKFGVYLSPWDRNHAEYGREAYVTYFHNQLRELLTNYGEIFEVWFDGANGGSGYYGGANETRKINADTYYQWDKTYQIIRKLQPKANIFSDEGPEVRWIGNERGYGTPTSWSSFTSRPELTGAPRFQHQAEGDEDGKNWIPAEADVSIRPGWYYHAREDHQVHPLEKMVDIYYCSVGRNASLLLNLPVDRRGLVHENDVKRLMELKKVIEADFAHNLATQATVKATDVRKSHQQFKAENAIDSDTKSYWATNEGVKNASLEFTFAQPTTFNRFMAQEYITLGQRVKKFKLEYEQNGQWKTIDQQTTIGYKRLLRFPAVTATKVRFTIEDAKASPLISNVGFYNAPILLLTPKVVRNKKGEVTLIPADEATEIYYTLDGTEPTKQSNRYTAPFVVSAPTELKVVGFDHNTQQYSAVATYALDVPKTLWEVLNISADEAKNSYKVIDNNPNTSFAHKVGSQPAVLTIDLGELLRLRGFTYLPSQDRWASGTISHYTFEVSSDNTHWKKVSEGEFGNIKNNPIEQRISFPEEKARYIRLTAVRTIDNAETILYGEIGVITK, encoded by the coding sequence ATGAAGAAATTACTATTTTTAGCCTCAGCATTATGCTTGATGGCTTGTAAGAGCACTCAAGCTCCTAAACCAGTAGGGGCAACACCGCATCCGCGTCAATTACCTTGGCATGAAATGGAATATTATGCCTTTATACATTTCAACATGAATACTTTTACAGGAATGGAATGGGGTACAGGAGGTGAAGATCCTAAACTGTTTAATCCTACACAATTAGATGCAAACCAATGGGTAAAAGTGATAAAAGATGCAGGAATGAAAGGTGTTATCATCACCGCTAAGCATCATGATGGTTTCTGCTTATGGCCATCAAAATACACTGAACATTCTGTAAAGAACTCACCTTGGAAAAATGGTAAAGGAGATGTAGTAAAAGAACTCTCAGATGCCTGTAAAAAGGTAGGCTTAAAGTTTGGGGTATACCTATCACCATGGGATAGAAATCATGCGGAATATGGTAGAGAGGCCTATGTAACTTACTTTCATAACCAGTTACGTGAACTACTTACTAACTATGGAGAGATATTTGAGGTATGGTTTGATGGTGCAAATGGAGGTAGTGGCTACTATGGAGGAGCTAACGAAACTCGCAAAATTAATGCAGATACCTATTACCAATGGGATAAAACCTATCAAATAATCCGTAAATTGCAACCTAAAGCCAATATATTTAGTGATGAAGGTCCTGAAGTACGATGGATAGGTAATGAACGTGGTTATGGAACTCCTACCAGCTGGTCATCTTTTACTTCACGACCTGAATTGACTGGCGCTCCTCGTTTTCAGCATCAAGCTGAAGGAGATGAAGATGGAAAAAACTGGATACCCGCTGAAGCAGACGTATCTATTCGTCCAGGTTGGTACTATCACGCTCGCGAAGATCATCAAGTGCACCCATTAGAAAAGATGGTAGATATTTATTATTGTTCAGTAGGTCGTAATGCCAGCTTATTGCTTAACTTGCCTGTAGATCGTCGTGGTTTGGTTCATGAGAATGATGTTAAAAGACTCATGGAGCTCAAAAAGGTAATTGAGGCTGACTTTGCTCATAATCTTGCTACTCAAGCTACTGTAAAAGCTACTGATGTGCGTAAATCACACCAACAATTCAAAGCTGAAAATGCTATTGATAGTGATACAAAAAGCTATTGGGCAACCAATGAAGGGGTGAAAAATGCTTCATTAGAGTTTACTTTTGCACAGCCTACTACATTTAACCGTTTTATGGCACAAGAGTATATTACATTAGGACAACGTGTAAAGAAATTTAAGTTAGAATATGAACAAAATGGACAGTGGAAGACTATAGATCAGCAAACTACTATTGGTTATAAACGCTTGTTGCGTTTTCCTGCAGTTACAGCTACTAAAGTGCGTTTTACTATAGAAGACGCTAAAGCCTCACCACTTATAAGTAATGTAGGTTTTTATAATGCACCAATACTATTGCTTACTCCTAAAGTAGTCCGTAATAAGAAAGGGGAAGTTACTTTAATTCCTGCAGATGAAGCTACTGAAATATATTATACTTTAGATGGTACAGAACCCACTAAACAATCAAATCGTTATACAGCTCCTTTTGTAGTAAGTGCTCCTACTGAACTAAAAGTAGTAGGTTTTGACCATAATACACAACAATACAGTGCTGTGGCAACATACGCTTTAGATGTTCCTAAAACTCTATGGGAAGTACTTAATATCTCTGCAGATGAGGCTAAGAACTCTTATAAAGTAATTGACAACAATCCAAATACTTCATTTGCTCATAAAGTAGGCTCACAACCTGCTGTTCTTACTATTGATTTAGGTGAGTTACTTCGCTTAAGAGGTTTTACTTATTTGCCTTCACAAGATCGCTGGGCATCGGGTACTATAAGTCATTATACTTTTGAAGTGAGTAGTGATAATACCCATTGGAAGAAAGTAAGTGAAGGTGAATTTGGTAATATTAAAAATAACCCTATTGAACAACGTATTAGTTTTCCTGAAGAAAAGGCACGCTATATCAGGCTTACTGCTGTACGTACTATTGATAATGCTGAAACAATATTGTATGGTGAAATAGGAGTTATTACAAAATAA